The Rheinheimera mangrovi genome contains the following window.
CAGACATGCACTCTATGAAGAGCATGGGTATTCGGCCGCTATACGTTCAGGCGATTTATTGTTTGTATCAGGCCAGGTTGGCAGTCATGCGGACGGCAGCCCGGAGCCAGATTTTGAGCGCCAGGTAGAATTAGCCTTTGACAATCTGCAAGCAACGCTGGCTGCTGCGGGCTGTGGTTTTGAGGATATTGTCGATGTCACGACTTTTCATACCGATCCACAACATCAGTTCGGCAGCATTATGAAAGTTAAACAGAAGATCTTTGGTGCTCCCCCTTATCCAAACTGGACAGCTGTTGGGGTGACCTGGTTATCCGGCTTTGATTTTGAGATTAAAGTGATAGCCCGAATTCCGGCCTGATGCGGGAAAAACAAAGGACTCTGGATTAAACAACGGCAGCAGGCATACCCCTGCTGCTGTTGTTTCGTATTGTCACACTTAGTTAAAACGGCAGTTGATTTAACAGCTCGTCATCGACGGTATTGGCCAGCGTCACCTGCAACTTAGGAGAGCGCGCCATTTCACGGCGGATGGCAAAATCGGCTTCTTTGTTACGCGCCCAGCTACGACGAGCTATGCCGTTATTGACATCAAAAAACAACATGGATTTTAACCGGCGTTCCGCTTCACCTGAACCATCCAGCAACATACCAAAACCACCGTTAATCACTTCACCCCAGCCAACACCGCCGCCGTTGTGAATAGACACCCAGGTGGCGCCGCGGAAGCCGTCACCTATGACGTTATGAATAGCCATATCCGCAGTAAAACGGCTACCGTCATAAATGTTCGAGGTTTCACGGAAAGGTGAATCTGTACCACTGACATCATGGTGATCGCGGCCTAATACTACTGGGCCTATCTCGCCACGGGCTATGGCCTGGTTAAAGGCTGCAGCAATTTCAGCGCGGCCCTGAGCGTCGGCATATAAAATGCGCGCCTGTGAACCTACCACTAATTTGTTTTGTTTGGCATCCAGGATCCAGCTGATATTGTCCTGCATCTGCTGCTGAATTTCTTCCGGCGATTCTGCCATGATTTTTTTCAGCACTTCTGCAGCTATGGCGTCGGTTTTATCCAGATCGTCCGCTTTGCCTGAAGTACAGACCCAACGGAAAGGGCCAAAACCATAGTCAAAACACATAGGGCCCAAAATATCCTGCACATAAGACGGATATTTAAAGTCGATGCCGTTGGCCGCCATTACATCACCACCAGCGCGGGACGCTTCCAGTAAAAAGGCATTGCCATAGTCAAAAAAGTAAGTGCCTTTGGCTGTGTGTTTATTCACTGTAGCAGCGTGACGTTTTAAGCTGTCCTGCACCTTGGCTTTAAACAGCTCCGGTTCTTCGCGGATTAACCTGTTGGCTTCGTCATAACTGATGCCAACAGGGTAATAACCACCTGACCACGGGTTGTGTAACGAGGTCTGGTCTGAGCCCAA
Protein-coding sequences here:
- a CDS encoding RidA family protein, with the translated sequence MIKRESIFPANRHALYEEHGYSAAIRSGDLLFVSGQVGSHADGSPEPDFERQVELAFDNLQATLAAAGCGFEDIVDVTTFHTDPQHQFGSIMKVKQKIFGAPPYPNWTAVGVTWLSGFDFEIKVIARIPA
- a CDS encoding urocanate hydratase, translating into MMMTFQDQIKQGIPAVLPAAKAYPLDANRAPKRKDILTKAEKQLAVRNALRYFPKEWHAELAAEFAQELNNFGRIYMYRFKPEYAIKARAISDYPARCQQAAAIMLMIDNNLDPAVAQHPEELITYGGNGAVFQNWAQYRLTMKYLSEMAEDQTLHMYSGHPMGLFPSSVEAPRVVVTNGMMIPNYSKPDDWERFNALGVTQYGQMTAGSFMYIGPQGIVHGTTITVMNAFRKVLQKGDTPKGKIFLTAGLGGMSGAQPKAGNIANCITVCAEVNPKAAIKRHQQGWVDELIDNMDALIARVKQAQAGNEVVSIAYIGNVVDVWEAFDQQGIFVHLGSDQTSLHNPWSGGYYPVGISYDEANRLIREEPELFKAKVQDSLKRHAATVNKHTAKGTYFFDYGNAFLLEASRAGGDVMAANGIDFKYPSYVQDILGPMCFDYGFGPFRWVCTSGKADDLDKTDAIAAEVLKKIMAESPEEIQQQMQDNISWILDAKQNKLVVGSQARILYADAQGRAEIAAAFNQAIARGEIGPVVLGRDHHDVSGTDSPFRETSNIYDGSRFTADMAIHNVIGDGFRGATWVSIHNGGGVGWGEVINGGFGMLLDGSGEAERRLKSMLFFDVNNGIARRSWARNKEADFAIRREMARSPKLQVTLANTVDDELLNQLPF